The following is a genomic window from Pedobacter sp. KBS0701.
TGACCTTCGTTCAGTTCAAAATTAACACTAAACTCTTCATCGTGAACAGCCAAACGGCTAACCGGCCTTTTCATTACTACAAAAATATCTTTGTCGGTTAAAGCCTTTAATGCCGCTGGTCCACAATTACTTTCTTCCAAAAGCTGTTCTTTAGCGATCGGAAGATTTGATTTTTGTAATTTCAGGTAAGCCAGTAAAGCGTCTAATTGTTTAGGTGCCCGATCTAAAACATTAAAAAGCTGTTTTAAATTTTCTTCATCACTATAAAAGTCATTTAAAATGATAAACGATTTAAGCAAAGGTTTATATTTCTGCACCACCTCTTCAGCTACCAGCACCAGTTCTTTATCGAGCAAATGATTGATGATTGGATACACTGTTTTCTGCCCCAGTAGCTTAGAAACATCATTAACCGTAAGTTTCTGTTGCTGTTTTAGTGCATTGATGATGATTTCTTCCTTATCGGTAAGCGCAGTGTCTTCATTGTAATCTTCACGAAGAATCAATATGGTTTCGCTGGCCAATTTTAAACTTGCAGGCAATGCAGCCGCCATTACATCACCTTCATTGCACATGTAATAATTGGTCATCCATGTCCAGAATTTAAGTTGCATGGGTGTAATTACAGGCTCGGCATCTACAACATCGATAATATATTTCGCTTCATAAACCACCGGTGGTACCGTGCTGATTCCACTAATTAAAGCGGTGTAAATTTTATGCTTTCCAAATTGCACCACCACCCGTTTTCCAACAGCGATCTGGTCGTTTAAATCAAAAGGTACCCGGTAAGTATAGTTTTTCGCCAAAGATAATGGCAAAATGACTTCCACAAAAAGTGTTTCTCTTTCTGAAAAAATATCGTTTTCGAAAGTATTCATTATTTATCTTTAAATGCCGCAAAAAAGAGCATTATCCATCCCAATACAAATAAAAGCCCGCCAATCGGTGTAATTGGGCCAATAAATTCAGTAAATCCTAAATGCGATATGCTTCGGGTAGCCAATAAATATAACGATCCTGAAAAAAGGATGATTCCAAATGTGAAGCAGAAATAAGCGATATTAATGAGCTTGTTCCGATAACGGGCAAAGGTTGAAAGGTACAATAGCGCAAATGTATGATAGAACTGATAATCAACACCTTTTTGCCAGATTTCTAATGATGGTCCATCAATTAGCGCCTTTAGGCCATGAGCGCCAAATGCGCCCAGTAAAACAGCAACAGCACCAAAAAAAGAAGCGGTAAGGATTATTCGTTTATTCATAGTTATTTGCTAGTAGCAATCGCTAAATTAATAAATTGGCAAAGAACTTCTCACTAATCAATGTAATAAATTAAATTTGTTGCACAGCAAATGAAAAAAATCATAATTCTAACAAGTGCATTATTTTTAGGTGTAACCTTTATGGCCTACCTCTATTTTTCGAAATTGGGAATTGATAATGATGCGAAAGACCTGGCGCTGCAATCGGCAACAAATAATGCTGCTCTGGTATTTTCTTTTCAAAACGATAAAGGTTTTTACGATATCATTGAAGGGCAACAGCTTATCCAACAGGTTTTAGGGAAGGATAAAATGAACCTGTTAAAACAGCTAAAAACAAGTATCATTGACGATAATCTGTTAAACAGATACCTGAAAGATCAGCAGGTTTATATTAGTGTACTGCCCGAATCAAATAAAACGCTGAACTTCTTAATTACCGTGCAGATACAAGGTGAAAATGACATCAAAAAATTCTACGAACAGTTAAAATTTAAAAAAGCGATCAGCAAAAATACCAAAGACCTGTACAAGTTGAAGCTCAATGATAGTTTATCGGTTTATTTAGGCATTCATGACCAGGTATTAACGGCATCAACATCGCTCAAACTGATCAATGATGCCAATGTACGTTTAACTGAGAATCCCTTTACCGAATACATTAAAGAGAATAACCGTCAAATTAAAAATGTGCTCACCCAGGTTTATATCAATTTTAACCAGGCCCCTTTATTGCTTAAAAATATTATTGCCGGCAACATTAATGGCGAGATTTCAATTTTTAACCAACAGAACAGTTTCGCTGTACTCAATTACAATTTCAGTAAAGAGAAAATTCTTTTCAGCGGGAGTACCGAATTAAAAGATCAGCATAATTATCTTAAATTATTCGAAAACACTGCCGTACAAAATACATCTATCCAAAATATCCTGCCTGATAATACCGCAAATTATGCACTTTATGCTTATGATGATTATGGCAAATGGCTCAAAAAACTGAATAGCTGGCAGGAACAGACGAAAATACTTTCAAAAACCGGTGCAGCAATAAAAAAAGTAAAGGATGATTACAGAACAGATTTAAATTTGATATTTACTACTTACACGAAAAATCAGTTTATTCTTTTTCAGTTAAGTACCACCGAAAAACTAGGGGCAATTTCATTATCAAATGGAGAAAAAACAAAACAATTATTGCTTGATGTAAGTGCAGATTATAACGAAGATATTAAAGTGTTTAAATCGGCTGATATCTTATACAGTTATTTTGGGGAGCCGTTTAAAAAATTTACGCGGCCTTATTATACCATTGTAGATAATAATTTAATAGTAGCCAATAATGCGAGCACATTACAATCATTTTTAAATGATTATAAAAACAACAGACTCTTAATACAAACGCCCCAATATTTAGATGCAGTGAACCAGATTTCTACCACATCGAATGTGAGTTATTACATCAATACCAAAAATTCTGCGGATATTTTCAGACATAATATTCAACTGAATTTCTACAAACATTTACGGGCTGATAGTGGCTTAAAAAGTTTCGATACCTTTTGCTACCAAATGAGTTCAGATAAAGACAAGTTTATCACTAACTTGCTTTTAAACAAATATATACAACCAGAAATACCAGATTCACTAAGTAACCGTTAATAAGGAAACCATCCCAAGAAACTATTTTACATGAAGAAACTTTTACTTGCGTTACTGGCAATAACCAGCTTTGGGGTTGCAAATGCACAACAATATGCGCTTTTTGGCACTAAAACCATGTTTGATGCATTCGAAAACCCATCTCAGAAATCTTTCACCTTGGATTCATCACGAAGATTTTCTTCTAATTTCTTCTTACCTTATTTTGGAACGAATGCCGTTAATATGGGAAGCTCCAGGCTGGCTATAAGAAAATTAACGCAGGCAGGTGTTTTTGATACAAGAAGTTTACCAATTGGCACTGGAGAAGTGAATCATTTTTTTGAAAACAGTAATATCTATGTAGCAGCTTTCAGGCTTTTCAAATCTTATAAATATCAAAAAGAAATGGGCTTTTCGTGGCAGATCAGGTCTGATGCACATATCGATTATACCAACGAAACTCTGGCTATTTTTGATTCGTTCGAACGTTTTACACCAGATAAGCAATATACAGGCATATTCGATACAAAAGGATACCAACAAAGCTATCACCAGTTTAGCTTTACCTATCGTGAAAACTGGAATAAAAGGCTTGCATTTGGGCTGAAAGCAAGTGTACTGAGTGGAATACTTTATAATAAATTAGATGTTTCAGATTCTTATTTGTACATCGCTCCCGAATCAGATGCGCTGTTAATTGGCTTGAAAGGAACTTATTCAGCTAACTTCTCTGACTTTAACGAGGTAGATAAGAAAAATTTCTTCCCAAATTTTAAAAACCCTGGTTTATCATTAAGTTTTGGAACAAATTACACTACGAAAAAGGGACTGTTTTTAATGGCAAACGTTAAAGATTTAGGCTTTATCTGGTGGCGCAGCAATACCCAACGTACCTCGATAAATCAATCAAAAATTATAGAAAATATAGAAAACAACCAGTCGAACACGAATCAGGAAATAAAAGACATTTTTCTCCTTTCAGAGCAACCCAAAGAGTTTTTAGCCCCAACCAATGCTAAACTGGATGTTTATCTATCTAAACGTTATGGTTTTTATAAACCCGCAGTGGCCGTTTCGAAAAACCTGTTCTACAAAGGCGGGGATATCGCTTTTGTAAACACTTTTATTGTTAACAACCTTTCAGGAAGCATTACCCCATTATATAATTTGAATGGTGTTTTTATGGTTGGGCTGCAAGGAAAATACCAGACGCCTAACTTTGAGGTGTTTATGGGTACTGATAATTTTGTGGCTACAGGTTACCAGGCTTATGGACTAATTAAAAAAGATGCTTATACAGGCAGCGGACCTAATGGTGCCTCTTTTTACATGGGGGTAGGTATTAAATTTGGAAACGTGGTTAACCATCCTCAATTTGCCGATGTGATACCAGGCATTAATGACAAAAGTGATAGTGACAGTTTCTTTAAAAACCTGTTTTCGATCTTTAAAAGAAAATAAGCTTAACCTTGCGCTTGTTGCTTTTTAGATTGGGTAACTACAAAATCTTTCAGGTAAAAAGGTTCGAAATAAGCTACGTCTTCGAAATTACTACTGCCGAAAGCTTCGTTAGCTAAACGCGACATGTATGTTGCAGAATTGAAGTTGGCTTCATCGAATTTTGCATTTTGATGTATTAAAACTTCAGCACACTTGGCTGAGCCATCACCAATAAAAGTAAGTGTTTCCTGTGTGAGATAATCGGTAAAACTTGTTTCATCAATAATTTTGGCTTCAGTTGGTGTAATTATGTTTAATGACAAGTCGAAAATTGAGGTATACACTTCCATTCTACGGGCATCGATCATCGGGCAAATTAAACCAGAATAATGCGGGTTCTCCGCTAAGTAACCGGCTGCCATCATTTCTAATGTTTCAATTGCAATCAGCGGTTTATCTAAAGCATAACAAAGTCCTTTAGCAGTAGAAACACCAATTCTCAATCCGGTATAAGATCCGGGGCCTTTACTTACGGCAATGGCATCGAGTTCCTGATAGCTTAGCCCTGCAGTTCTAACTACCTCATCAATAAACAGGGTTAAATTTGCTGCGTGCAGGTTGTGTCCTTGCTCTTCTTTAAATGAAATTGTTTTGCCGTTAACAGATAATGCCACAGAACAGATTGCCGTAGCAGTTTCTATTTGAAGTATTTTAGCCATGGAGCAAAGATAAGTAAAAATGGAAGATGTAAGAGGGATATTGGAAGATGGGCGCTGCTGGTCCGAAGTTTTTAGTCCTAAGTCAAATACCCTTCGTGCCATGTCATCCTGAAGGATAATTTATTTTATAAAATTCAATATGAATAACAGAACTTTTTGACTAATTACAGGCTTCGAGAGATCGTCATTCCCAACTCGATTGGGAACCACTGAGTGCTCATGAATGCCTTTGAAACAAGGGAAACTTATGAATAATCGTAATGCAAGCGCTTTAAGATTAGCTTCGCTGAGCACTGCGTGGTTCCCGCCTGCGCCTATCGTGTGGACACAATTAATTATAACATTCTTCTATCGCTCTATGCCGCTGAGCATGGCACTTTGGAGCGCCAAAGTACCCAAAGCGCTTTGTCATCCGATGGCTATCGAATCCAGCAATGAGCCTTTTGCGCAATCTCACGCGCATCAAAAAAACAGCGGCACTTCGTTTTGTGTTCAATATTTTTTAAAATTAAATCATCATCGGTTATGAACACAAAACCACTGCGTTTCAGGTTTGTTAGTATTATTTTTACTGTTGTGCAACTGTTTTTTTGATTTCCCCGGCTCCTGGGATTGACAGCGTCCTTGGTTAAAATCCGTGCTTTATTAAAGTTGGCTAGCAAAAAGCCTAAAAATACTTAAAAAAGATGTGTCCACACGATAGGCCTACGCGGGAATGACGCCGCAGTAATGATTCTGTCTATAGTAGCGGAGTCGAAGGATAATTGAACCAAACGAAATAGATTTCTCCGTTCCGCTGTGTTATACTCAAAATGACGGCCACTTTAACCAATAATCAAGTGGTTAATGAATTAATAACCAGTCAGCGGTGGTAACAAATGAACTAATGACTAATGAACCAGTTAACTCTCCTATGGAACCGGATCATGCCCATGTTTACCCCAGGGATGACAACGGCCAATACGTTTCAGCGCCAGCCAGCCACCTTTAAATGGTCCATGCTTTTTAATGGCCTCTATCCCATATTGAGAGCAGGTTGGTGTAAAGCGGCAGTTTGCGCCAAGCATAGGTGAAATGGCGTATTGATAAATTTTGATCAAACCTAAAAAAAACCATCCAAAAATTTTATTGATGAATTTCATTGGGCTGGATTAAATTTTGGAAACGCTTAAAGGTAGCGATCAGTTTTTTCTCGATAAAAGCAAATTCGTACTTATCCTTCCCTACAAACTGGATGGAAAACAAAAGTAATCCCCGATCCGTAGGTAATGGCATGTATAATTTATCTTGTTTGTTTAGGCGATAAGCTTCGCGTATGCGACGCTTGAGCAGATTGCGGTCTACTGCCCGTTTATATCTTTTTTTAGGAACATTGATCACTACCTGTGCTTGTACGTTAGCAGGTGCATCAACAAAAAGATAAGAAATCCGAAAGGGATATAATAAAAAAGAAGAACCGTTTTTAAACAACAGGTCTAAATGTTTCCTGCTGCATAACCGTTCTTCTTTTCTGAATGTGTACATATATTTTGATTGATAATTGCAGATTTTGATCTGCCGATTCCGAATTAACGGAAAAGCAATCAAAAATTATGCTTTATGCTTGCGTTCGTCAGAAACTGTTAATCTTTTTCTTCCTTTAGCACGACGTGATGCTAATACTCGTCTGCCGTTAGCTGTTGCCATTCTTTCGCGGAAGCCGTGTTTGTTTCTTCTCTTTCTTTGCGAAGGTTGGTATGTTCTTTTCATGACTGTATATTATCTATTGTAAAATTAAGAGGTGCAAATATAAAGCGATTTCTCTACAAATGCAAGAGTGATTAATTATTATTTTTTCTATTTAAATGCAAATGTAGAAAATCTTTTTAAAAACAGGCTTATTGGATCATTTATAAATAGCTATTTCTTCAAAAGATTAATTATCAAAGCACAACCCAATAGCCCAAATTTCACACCACTACATATAAATTTTCCTGATCAGACTTGGTAAGGCGATTAGTAATAATGGCAGGGCTATCATAAAACCCCCAATTACAGCTATAGCCAATGGCTGGTGCAATTGCGCACCTGCCCCAATACCCAAAGCCAAAGGCATTAAAGCAATAATTGCCCCAAGTGCAGTCATTAATTTCGGTCGTAAACGGGTAGAGATGGCAAAGGTTATTGCATCATCAACACTTTGTTCGGCAAGGGATTCTCTAAACTGTAGAAAAGTAAATATGGCATTCTCGCCGATAATGCCTACAATCATAATCAACCCGGTATAACTGCCCACATTGAGTGGTGTATCTGTTAAAAACAAGGCTAAATAACTTCCTGAAATGCCGAGTACAGAGATCAATAAAATGAGAAAGGCTATTTTAAAATCTTTGAACAGAAACAGGATGACACTAAACACCAATAAACTTGAGGCGATAAGGATGGTGAGTAGCTCGGAGAAAGATTGTTGTTGTTCTTTATATGCACCACCATATTCGATATGATAACCTGAAGGCAGGCTTATGTTGGTATTTACAGCTTTCTTCAGGTCTTTCATTACGCTGCCCAGATCACGGTTGTCTAACCTTGCCGTAACCACGCCAATGGTCTGCAAATTTTCTCTTTCTACTTCGGCATTCCCTGCTTTGAGATCAACCTTAGCCATCTGTTGTATAGGCATAGCCGTTCCATTGGGTAAGAAAATTTTAAGCTTGTAGATATCGGCCACGCTAAAACTTCTGCTTCCGGGGTAAACCATGCGGATGGGCGAAAGCTGTTTCTTATCGTATAAATCGCCAATTAAAGTTCCCTGCATAGCGGTTTGGAGCTGCGATTGAAAAGATACCGGACTAACACCGTACAGTGCCAGCATGGTAAAATCAGGCTCAATATTTACAGTTGGCCCTGAGTGTACAATGCCATCAAACACATCGGCTGTACCACCTACATGCGAAATCAGATCGGCTACCTTTTTAGATAAAGCCTGCAGTTTTTCCTGGTCATTGCCGAAAATTTTTACCTCAATGGGTTTGGTAGTGCTCATTAAATCGCCTAACATGTCGCCAATTACCTGTCCAAAATCAATTACTAATGCCGGTTGCGTATTTTCGATATGCTTACGTATCTCTGAGATCACTTCAGCTGTGCTTTTTGTCCTGTTATGTTTCAGCTGGATCAGGTAATCGCCGGTATTGGGTTCGGTAATAAAAAAACCCATCTGTGTTCCTGTTCTTCGCGAATAAGCTTCAACCTCGGGGATTTTAACGATTTCCTTTTCTACTTCTTTAAGCATTCTGTCGGTTTCCTCGAGCGAGGTGCCTGGAGGCGAGGCATAATCCAATACAATACTCCCCTCGTCCATTTCGGGGAGGAACCCGGTTTCTAAACGTGGAAAAACGAGCACAATTGATGTGATAAGCACCAGTATAAATGCAATGCTGATATAAGGTCGTTGAATAAAATAAGGCACCCAATTTTGTGATTTAACCTCGTGTACGACTACCTTTTTACCAGAAGCAGCATGACTACCCCCTTTACGGGTAAGCAAAAGGTAAATTACCGGTAAGCCAATCCAGGTAACAAAGAAAGAACAAACCAGCGTAATAATTATCGTGTTGGTCATTACCTGGAAATAAGCGCCTGCAACGCCAGTCATCAATACGAAGGGTATAAAAATAACTATAGTACTAATGGAAGAACCCAGCATAGCCGGAAAAAGATAGCCAACGGCTTTGCTCAGCAACCTCATAGTAAGCTCCTCCGGATGCTCTTCGTGTGCACGGTGAATTTGTTCTACCACCACTATGGCATCATCAATAATTAAACCGATGGCGGCGGCAATGGCACCAAGTGTCATGATATTGAGCGAATAACCGATAAAATAGAGTACAACTATGGTTAAACAAAGTGTAACCGGGATGGTAATTAAAATGGTGAAACTTGCCTTAAACGATCTTAAAAAAATAATGGCCACCAAAATGGCCAATACCAAACCAATTAATAAACTATCGCGTACACTTTTCACCGATTCGTTTACAAAATCGGCTTGTATATAATAAGGTTTTATACTTACGTCTGCAGGCAGGATATGTTTCAGTTGTTCTACTTTGGTGAACATCTCGTTAGAAAGATCGACCAGATTAGCATTAGGCTGTTTAATTACCGCAATCAGGATTCCGTCTTTCCCATTGGCATTGATGCGGGTATATTCTACGCTTTGCTGGATATTTACCTTTGCAACATCCATTACCTTAATAATCCGGTTGCCCTTCCTGCTCAACACCAGATTTTCCAGATCGCTTTTGTTTTTTACAGTAGCATCGGTTACAGACAGGTACAGGTAATGATGATCGGCCAGGTAGCCGTTAGATTTAATAAAATTGGTTTGGCTGAGTGCAGTGCTGATCTGATCCGGGGTGATGGCCAGCGTCTGCATTTTTTGTACATCAAGCTCCAGCCAGTATTCCTTGCTCTTACCACCTATTACGCGGATTTCGGAAACACCGTCAACCTGCGAAAGAAAAGGTTTTACGGTATAGGTGGCGATTTTTTTCAGTTCAACTGACGAATAATTATGGCTTTCTAAGCTATATCCACTTACCGGAAGGATAGAAGGATTCATTTTTTCTACCGAGATATTAACCCCAGCCGGCAATGAAGCACTAATTTTGGCAATCTGCGATTCTATCCGCTGCTGACTCAGATCGATATCTGCACCAGGATTCATAAATGCAGAAAGCTCGCAACTGCCCCTGCTGGTGGTACTCTTTACCAATTGAAGATCAGGCACTTGTTTTACCGCATTTTCTAAAGGCCGGGTTACGGTAACCACCATCTTATCAACCGGCTGTAATTCTGCCTCTGCAATAATTTTGATCTTCGGAAAAGTAATTTCAGGAAAAAGCCCCGTTTTTAACTGATTAAATGAATAAATCCCACCCACAATAATAATGAGCAACACGGCCAGGATAGGATTTTTATGGGAAATGAAAAACTTATTCATGGCTATTTCTGGATTTTGACTTTAGCCGTATCAGCAATTCCGTAATTTCCAGTTGTAATGATCCGGTCTGTTTTTGAAAATTTCGGATCGAGTACTTCAATGGTATTCTGGTTTTCAATGCCTTTTTTCACGTTTATTCTTACGGCTGTTGAATCATTAATGAGTTTCATTACCCAAAACTCGTCTTCGGTTTCGTTAGCCAATACCGCGGATTTTGGCAACACCTGAGCCTGTGTACGGCTTACTTTCGTTAACCTTACCTTCGCAATCAAACCTTCTGGGATATCTTTACCTGAACCCACTTTAAGAATATAACGTTGGGTCTGTGCCGATGAATCCACAGCAGGCATCGTGCCTGAAACTGTTCCGCTCATTTTGGTCCCATCTGGTAAAAGGATATCCATATTTTTATTCTGATTGATAAGCTGATGATATTCATAAGGTAAATCAAGCAGAAAAACCAAACTATTGCGGTTACTAATGGTGGCCAAAGCTTCTCCATCCTGCACATAATCTCCTTTTTGATGGTTTACCTGGATAATTGTTCCGGCCTGATCGGCTCTGATATTGGAAATACCAGAAAAATTAAACCCGGCATCTAGCTTATTTACACTATTACCAATCGATTTGGCTTCTTTGGTAATTAAACTAAATAACAGTTGACGGCTGCCTACCTGCCTGCCTAATACGGCATGGGTACTTTCTACATATCCGTTGATGTTTGCCTTTACGAAACTTTTCTCCAGATAGGCAGAAACTGCCGAAAGCTCAACATATTCAGATAGAGCGCTGTCGCCTACGGTAGTCACCTGAACGGGTGTAATTGGCGAGGGCTCATCCACAGTTTCAGGCGGGGCCGAACGGTTGCATCCTGAAAAAATAAACAGTAAAGCGATAGTACCAGACTTTAATTTTGCGTAGCTTTTCATGGTTATCGGTTCCAGTAATTCAATTGATTGATTAGTTTTAAGCGGTTAATGTTCGTTTGCCGCAACAGGTTTTGAGCTGCCATGTAGTTGTTGATTGCAATTACGAAATCAGCAACTTTTAAATCACCAGTATGCATTAGTTTGCTATCTACCTCAATTAGGTCTTTACTTAAGCGGATCTGCTCGTTAATTTTCGGAAAGAGTGCATCAGTCTGATTAATTTGCTGTCGAATAAGCTGTAATTGCTGCTGCTGTTGCCGGGTAAAAAAATCGCGGTATCCTGAAGTTGTTTTAGCGGCTAAACTGAGCTTTTGGTACTGCTTTTTTTTCTGGTGTCCATCGTAAATGGGTACAGAGAAAGTGAAACCAATACTGGTGCCAAAGTTTTTATAAGGCTGCAAAACAAATGAAGAATTATATCCACCATTTGCATACACACCTAATTTAGGATTATAATTAAATTGAACCGCGTTTCTTTGATTGATGTTTTTTAAACTATCAATATCAAAACGTTTATTAAAAAAGCCTTGAGCAGTTATATTAAAGTCAGCCTGTAATTTTGGATTGGTTAACTTAACTGGTGTAGTATCGGAAATCCCGGCTAAATAATTTAAAGTGGCAAAATCATTTTTAAATTGCAATTCAGCTTGTTGCAGCACCAATTGCTGTTGTTGCAAGGTAACCAGAAAGGTTAAATATTCTGATTGCTTATAAATATTGTTTCGGGTTAGTTTTTTAAGCAGTGCTTCCTCCTCTTCCAGCAGCCTAACCACGTCGCGGTTAAAACCTACCTGTTCCTGACTAGCATACGCTGATATGTATTGATCAACAACAGATCGTTGCAAATCATAAAGTGATAGTTGACCCGCGTATTTTATGGAATCGCTTTGAATTTTAATACTTTGGAGCTGATTATTAATTCGCTTCTTATTCAACAGGTCGTAGTTTACATTAAGTAATGCCTCTAGCGCCTGTCCGTTGGTAAGCACCTCATCATAACCATAACCACGAACAACTGGTGCATACATGCCAGCAGAACTGGCCGTAACCTGTGGTCCTCCGGTAGCACGGACAATCAGGCTATCTATACCCGCGGAACGTTGCAGGTTCTGATAATCTTTAAGGACAGGGCTAATGGATTCAGCTTCTTTTAGATAGTACTCCAGATTTTTTGAGGTGGTTTGCGCAGCAGCACCCGTTACACAAAAAGCAATTAAACATAAAATCAAATAGCTAACCTTCATATTCATTCCTGGATGACTTCAATTCAAAAAATATTGAACAATATTAAAATCTGCCCGAAAGCATTAAACCCGTGCTACCTTGTTGATGGAAGGGCATAAATGTAAAATTTCCATCTTTTTTTGTGGTAAAAAGGCTTTTGATATATGGATACACCAGATAGGATATTTTTGTAGAAGCAATCCCGAATCCGGCACCCGCTACAACATCACTGAACCAGTGTTTGTTATTATACATCCGCAATGTTCCGGTGGCCGTGGCAACAAAATAACCAGCATAACCTATCCACGGGTTAACATCTTTATACTCCTGGTGCAGAAATTCTGCAGCCATAAATGCAGAAGCCGTATGCCCCGAAGGAAAAGAATTTGTCCCCGACCCATCAGGCCGTTCTCTACCAACGC
Proteins encoded in this region:
- a CDS encoding TolC family protein; its protein translation is MKVSYLILCLIAFCVTGAAAQTTSKNLEYYLKEAESISPVLKDYQNLQRSAGIDSLIVRATGGPQVTASSAGMYAPVVRGYGYDEVLTNGQALEALLNVNYDLLNKKRINNQLQSIKIQSDSIKYAGQLSLYDLQRSVVDQYISAYASQEQVGFNRDVVRLLEEEEALLKKLTRNNIYKQSEYLTFLVTLQQQQLVLQQAELQFKNDFATLNYLAGISDTTPVKLTNPKLQADFNITAQGFFNKRFDIDSLKNINQRNAVQFNYNPKLGVYANGGYNSSFVLQPYKNFGTSIGFTFSVPIYDGHQKKKQYQKLSLAAKTTSGYRDFFTRQQQQQLQLIRQQINQTDALFPKINEQIRLSKDLIEVDSKLMHTGDLKVADFVIAINNYMAAQNLLRQTNINRLKLINQLNYWNR